The following coding sequences are from one Granulicella sp. L56 window:
- a CDS encoding glycosyl hydrolase family 39 — MHIRLATKYRFQHYRAVGEFARLFVVGFTCVAMPVALHAQQPLQLTIHWDKTSVVSKSTPTFQIVVNPPLRRGEPMNTAAYKAVKELGADYVRYVPWLPYPRLAVAELEPSTKQKTSWDFSLIDPMTIDFLNATEGHPTVMNFSTMPAWLFKTDKPVTYPADPNQPVWNYTQGTELRDPTGKEVGDYYERLVSWYVNGGFTDENGVRHESGHHYKFPVWEVLNEVESEHSTTPQDYTKRYDAIVEGIRRASPDTKFMGMALAAPKEHPEFFEYFLNPANHKHGIPLDYISYHFYASPTRSQNISDWQYTFFDQADGFLSTVRFAESIRKRLSPETKTDLDELGVILPTDNTAADKVPPPAGYYNLAGSLYAYLYIELSRLQIDVIGESQLVGYPTQYPSVSMMNWINNKPNPRFWVLKLIKDNFHAGDSLVETNLGGPASSDVEAQGFLTTDGHKLLLANKRDHAVEVELPDAQKASALTVDESTGDEPAHSVKLADGKIKLEPFAVSVVSW; from the coding sequence ATGCACATAAGATTGGCGACAAAATATCGGTTTCAGCATTACCGGGCAGTAGGTGAATTCGCCCGACTATTTGTTGTGGGCTTTACCTGCGTTGCGATGCCTGTCGCGCTGCACGCTCAGCAGCCACTTCAACTGACCATCCACTGGGACAAGACCTCGGTGGTCTCCAAGTCAACGCCTACGTTTCAGATCGTAGTGAATCCACCTTTGCGGCGAGGTGAGCCGATGAACACTGCCGCCTACAAGGCGGTGAAAGAACTGGGTGCGGACTATGTGCGCTATGTACCCTGGCTTCCGTATCCCAGGTTGGCAGTGGCGGAGTTAGAGCCATCCACGAAGCAGAAGACCTCGTGGGACTTCAGCCTCATCGATCCTATGACGATTGACTTTCTGAACGCGACGGAGGGGCATCCGACCGTCATGAATTTCAGCACCATGCCAGCGTGGCTCTTCAAGACCGATAAGCCGGTGACTTATCCGGCCGATCCCAATCAGCCGGTCTGGAACTACACGCAAGGCACGGAATTGCGCGATCCCACCGGCAAAGAGGTGGGCGACTACTATGAGCGGCTAGTGAGTTGGTATGTAAATGGTGGCTTCACCGATGAGAATGGAGTGCGGCATGAGTCCGGCCATCATTACAAGTTCCCGGTGTGGGAAGTATTGAATGAGGTGGAATCGGAGCATTCTACGACGCCCCAGGATTACACCAAACGGTATGATGCCATCGTCGAAGGGATTCGTCGCGCCAGCCCTGATACAAAGTTCATGGGCATGGCGCTTGCGGCACCTAAAGAACATCCGGAGTTTTTTGAATACTTTCTCAATCCGGCCAATCACAAGCACGGCATCCCGCTGGATTACATCTCGTACCACTTCTACGCGTCTCCCACACGCTCGCAGAACATCTCAGACTGGCAATACACGTTCTTCGATCAGGCGGATGGATTCTTGAGCACGGTGCGATTCGCCGAGAGTATTCGCAAGCGGCTCTCGCCGGAGACAAAGACGGACCTGGATGAGTTAGGTGTCATTCTACCGACCGATAACACCGCAGCGGACAAGGTGCCACCGCCAGCCGGCTACTATAACCTGGCTGGCTCTTTGTACGCGTATTTATATATAGAGCTTTCACGACTACAGATCGACGTCATCGGCGAATCGCAGCTTGTTGGCTATCCAACGCAGTATCCCAGTGTGAGCATGATGAACTGGATCAACAACAAACCGAACCCGCGCTTCTGGGTACTCAAGCTGATCAAGGACAACTTCCATGCGGGCGACTCGCTGGTGGAGACAAATTTAGGAGGTCCGGCTTCGAGCGATGTTGAGGCACAGGGCTTCCTTACCACTGACGGCCACAAACTTCTGCTGGCTAACAAGCGGGATCATGCTGTCGAGGTTGAGCTGCCGGATGCACAGAAGGCGAGTGCGCTGACAGTGGATGAGTCGACAGGGGATGAACCAGCACACAGCGTGAAGCTGGCGGACGGCAAGATCAAACTGGAACCCTTTGCTGTGTCGGTGGTGAGTTGGTGA
- a CDS encoding L-rhamnose mutarotase → MNPKTDFTEDQPVKRFAFILRLREGAAEAYEKAHQEVWPEMREMLKSGGISEYSIFRRDNLLLLTFKAVDFEATWSQFDDHPVNLRWQKAMEPFFTTQEGLRPGERFPMMEEVFFLP, encoded by the coding sequence ATGAATCCGAAGACCGATTTCACCGAAGACCAACCGGTAAAGAGGTTCGCCTTCATTCTTCGGCTGCGGGAGGGCGCAGCCGAAGCCTATGAAAAGGCGCATCAAGAGGTTTGGCCCGAGATGCGCGAGATGCTAAAGAGCGGAGGCATCAGCGAATATTCCATCTTCCGCCGGGATAACTTGCTGCTGCTTACCTTCAAGGCGGTGGACTTCGAGGCCACCTGGAGCCAGTTCGATGATCACCCGGTAAACCTGCGCTGGCAGAAAGCCATGGAACCATTTTTTACGACACAGGAGGGCCTGCGCCCCGGAGAACGCTTCCCAATGATGGAGGAAGTTTTCTTTCTGCCCTGA
- a CDS encoding substrate-binding domain-containing protein, which yields MKRAPAQYHVDVLGKGLDVLDSLRGASVELRLTDIAEKSGLDMSTTFRMLRTLEAHGYVVRDKATKRFRHTLGHRNYRVGYAQLSTDQPFVQRVTQGLVDAAAQAQVELLVVDNKGNPEQALKNAEWLIAQKVDFVIEYEFHSGVGPALADMFRKADIPLLAIDIPMPSAIYFGVDNYEVGRLGGQALAQFASDQWNGNVGRVLLLELPEAGPIPQARVLGTVDGIRSVLPKLDDGKVLHKDGKGTEKGGYAVTRHFAQSLGRKEHLLIAASNDNCTRGAIRAIREMRRERSTAIMSQGWGPDLDLEAELQSPDSPLIGAIAYFPEKYGERILPIVLQCLKRQHVSPSHYCEHRLILRDGLFMRQSSQGALSSEVFAVRPGAKKSR from the coding sequence ATGAAGCGCGCGCCAGCTCAGTACCACGTTGATGTATTGGGAAAGGGGCTCGATGTTCTTGATAGCCTGCGAGGTGCCTCCGTCGAGTTGCGATTAACGGATATTGCCGAAAAATCCGGGCTGGATATGAGCACGACCTTCCGTATGCTTCGTACCCTGGAAGCACATGGCTACGTTGTACGGGACAAGGCGACCAAGCGGTTCAGGCATACCCTGGGTCACAGGAACTATCGCGTTGGCTATGCTCAACTCTCCACTGATCAGCCCTTTGTTCAGAGGGTGACTCAAGGATTGGTAGACGCCGCAGCCCAGGCCCAGGTGGAGTTGCTTGTGGTCGACAACAAGGGGAACCCCGAACAAGCCCTAAAGAATGCGGAATGGTTAATTGCACAAAAGGTGGATTTTGTAATTGAGTATGAATTCCATTCTGGAGTCGGGCCTGCGCTGGCCGATATGTTCCGCAAAGCAGATATACCTCTTCTGGCGATCGATATCCCCATGCCCAGCGCAATTTACTTTGGTGTCGATAACTATGAGGTAGGCAGATTAGGCGGACAGGCATTGGCACAGTTTGCCAGTGATCAGTGGAATGGAAACGTAGGCCGCGTTCTGTTGCTGGAACTGCCCGAAGCTGGTCCCATTCCTCAAGCGCGCGTCCTTGGGACGGTCGACGGAATACGGAGCGTGTTACCCAAATTGGATGACGGAAAAGTGCTTCACAAGGATGGCAAGGGAACCGAAAAAGGAGGGTATGCGGTTACCCGTCATTTCGCCCAGTCTTTAGGGCGGAAAGAGCATTTGCTGATCGCAGCTTCCAACGACAATTGTACCCGCGGAGCGATTCGTGCGATCCGGGAGATGAGACGGGAACGGTCTACGGCAATCATGTCGCAGGGATGGGGGCCGGACCTGGATCTCGAGGCCGAACTGCAAAGCCCCGATAGCCCTCTCATCGGTGCCATAGCCTATTTCCCTGAAAAGTACGGTGAGAGAATCCTGCCGATCGTCCTTCAGTGTTTGAAGCGGCAACATGTTTCTCCATCTCACTATTGCGAACACAGGCTGATTCTGCGGGATGGGCTCTTCATGCGCCAGAGTTCGCAAGGAGCCCTCTCCAGTGAAGTCTTTGCAGTACGTCCTGGAGCAAAAAAATCAAGATGA
- a CDS encoding helix-turn-helix domain-containing protein translates to MRGETDLTFQAWRNQVRTFVAIPMLTEEKPLAVIADALGYDTVWAFTAMFKRVTGKVRVNMRPPSRCVVFMDGQRRHAASTAFHQRYCKNR, encoded by the coding sequence ATTCGCGGGGAAACGGATCTTACGTTTCAGGCATGGAGAAACCAAGTTCGCACTTTTGTGGCCATTCCAATGTTGACCGAGGAAAAGCCGTTGGCCGTGATCGCCGATGCGCTTGGCTACGACACGGTCTGGGCGTTTACTGCAATGTTCAAACGGGTCACAGGAAAAGTTCGAGTCAATATGCGACCGCCGAGTAGGTGTGTTGTCTTTATGGATGGACAAAGACGTCATGCTGCTTCTACTGCATTCCACCAAAGATACTGCAAAAACAGGTAG
- a CDS encoding sulfatase-like hydrolase/transferase, whose protein sequence is MNRREFIKSAGTASVAAAATPTVRGMVSDEPRQVVVILGESVRRDMLNCYRNTGLKTPNLDRLASQGIRFDRAYNCQPVCAPARSSIWTGLYPHTNGVWGNSIPLGETVHSIGQRLHDRGIECAFTGKWHLSGTDYFDTGMPAPGWNGAYWYDMRRYLSELTVEDRLRSRKSATGDDPSWTSEMCYGHRVTNRAVDFLANSQNQDFLLVVAYDEPHDPSLCPIEYSRMYENFVFPSDPNVTDPLTRKPVEQHIWANSLLHGGTLAQHPKPIQAKHFFGSHTFIDMEIGRVLDQIEKSAPNALVIYTSDHGVFLDSHRLNDKGPAMYEEITHIPFIAKWPGKAPANAVSKELVSHIDLNGTLMEFFGFEVPKTLEGRSMLPMLKDPSVSVRKEVFIEWGRYEVDHDGFGAFQPIRCICDGRYKLSVNLMVTDEFYDLESDPGELKNLIDSLEHAAIRNDLHDRLLNWMNESRDPFRGYYWGRRAWRPDFPEIWANAGRTRQRENDGYLPRELDYDTGLTMGNATRSK, encoded by the coding sequence ATGAATCGAAGAGAATTTATCAAGTCTGCAGGGACCGCAAGCGTAGCAGCGGCGGCAACTCCCACTGTACGAGGAATGGTGAGCGACGAACCCCGTCAGGTCGTCGTTATTCTCGGCGAATCGGTTCGGCGCGACATGCTGAATTGTTATCGGAATACGGGCTTGAAGACGCCGAATCTGGATCGTCTTGCCTCCCAGGGAATTCGGTTCGACCGGGCCTATAACTGCCAGCCCGTATGCGCTCCTGCGCGTTCTTCCATCTGGACAGGGCTTTACCCACATACAAATGGCGTATGGGGAAACAGCATACCCCTGGGAGAGACGGTGCACAGCATCGGCCAGCGATTACACGATCGTGGTATTGAATGCGCTTTTACGGGAAAATGGCATCTCTCCGGAACTGATTATTTTGATACCGGAATGCCCGCCCCCGGATGGAATGGCGCGTACTGGTATGACATGCGCCGTTATCTATCGGAGCTCACGGTCGAAGACCGGCTACGCTCCCGAAAATCGGCAACGGGTGATGATCCATCATGGACATCGGAGATGTGTTACGGGCATCGGGTTACAAACCGCGCCGTGGATTTTCTTGCCAACAGTCAGAATCAGGATTTTTTACTCGTAGTCGCTTATGACGAGCCGCACGACCCGAGCCTTTGCCCCATCGAATACTCCCGGATGTATGAGAATTTCGTATTTCCCAGCGACCCCAATGTTACCGATCCGTTAACGCGGAAGCCGGTTGAGCAGCATATCTGGGCGAACTCGCTACTGCATGGGGGCACCTTGGCTCAGCATCCAAAGCCAATTCAAGCCAAACATTTCTTTGGCTCGCATACATTCATCGACATGGAAATCGGACGTGTACTCGACCAAATTGAGAAGAGCGCGCCGAATGCCCTGGTCATCTATACGTCGGACCACGGAGTCTTCCTCGACTCCCACCGCCTGAACGACAAGGGACCCGCTATGTACGAGGAGATTACTCATATTCCTTTTATCGCCAAATGGCCGGGAAAGGCGCCAGCGAACGCGGTATCGAAAGAGCTCGTCTCACACATCGACTTGAATGGAACCTTGATGGAGTTCTTCGGCTTTGAAGTTCCGAAAACACTGGAAGGTCGCAGTATGTTGCCGATGCTGAAAGACCCCAGCGTCTCGGTGCGTAAAGAAGTATTTATTGAATGGGGACGGTATGAGGTCGACCACGATGGTTTCGGCGCATTTCAGCCGATCCGCTGCATCTGCGACGGAAGATATAAGTTGTCAGTGAACCTGATGGTGACCGATGAGTTCTACGACCTTGAAAGCGATCCTGGCGAATTGAAGAACCTGATTGATTCTCTGGAACACGCAGCCATACGGAACGACTTGCACGACCGCCTGCTGAACTGGATGAACGAATCACGCGATCCATTCCGCGGCTACTACTGGGGACGGAGAGCATGGCGGCCGGACTTTCCCGAAATCTGGGCGAACGCGGGAAGGACGCGTCAGCGTGAGAACGATGGTTATTTGCCACGTGAGCTTGATTACGATACCGGACTGACCATGGGCAACGCGACGCGGTCAAAGTAG
- a CDS encoding sulfatase-like hydrolase/transferase, with the protein MASATSRRDFLRTAALASGSVAVANAEPVKPAAAKKPRPNVLMVCADQFRADFIGAHGENPSTRTPHLNALAARGTMFRKAVSVQPLCSPSRASFLTSRYATEAGVWKLGLELDHSLPTIATEFHKNGYTTAFVGKWHVSSDDAPEGGKQLGWIPPGPSRGGFEDLWEGANVLEIVSHPTHGSYWDDSGKDIGFQDEYRVDFVTDRAIGFLEQKHEKPWFLFLSQLEPHHQNDIDQFVAPQRYEKSFEDPHVPADLVTLPGNWQSHLPGYYGCVQAIDDCIGRLVESLAKTGQLENTVILFFSDHGCTFRTRMGEYKRAPHDSAIRVPFIVAGPGFDQSQIVDEIVTLLDLTPTLLDSAGITPPSSMRGRSLLPLISSSKVRSEWGSTAYIQISASMCARALRTPDWCYCVYDPNIRGDDQSHSTSYTELALYSISGDPSQHTNLIGRPQYKEVTAKLREELQRRITDAGEPAASIAPAKFFI; encoded by the coding sequence TTGGCCTCAGCTACCTCTCGTAGAGATTTCCTTCGCACTGCCGCGCTCGCTTCTGGTTCGGTGGCTGTGGCGAATGCCGAACCTGTGAAACCTGCGGCGGCAAAAAAGCCAAGGCCCAACGTGCTCATGGTCTGCGCTGATCAGTTCCGCGCCGACTTTATAGGAGCGCACGGCGAGAATCCATCGACACGGACCCCACACCTTAATGCCCTCGCCGCTCGCGGCACGATGTTTCGCAAAGCTGTCTCAGTCCAGCCTCTCTGTTCCCCATCGCGTGCGTCGTTCCTGACGAGTCGTTATGCCACGGAGGCCGGTGTTTGGAAGCTAGGTCTTGAACTGGATCATTCGCTACCCACGATCGCCACGGAGTTCCACAAGAATGGCTATACAACAGCATTTGTCGGCAAATGGCATGTTTCCAGCGACGATGCACCGGAAGGCGGCAAACAGCTCGGCTGGATCCCGCCCGGCCCTTCGCGCGGCGGCTTCGAAGACCTTTGGGAAGGAGCCAATGTCCTTGAGATCGTCTCACACCCTACCCATGGATCTTACTGGGACGACTCTGGTAAAGACATCGGCTTTCAGGACGAGTATCGTGTGGACTTTGTGACCGATCGCGCGATCGGCTTTCTCGAACAGAAACACGAGAAGCCGTGGTTTCTTTTTCTCTCGCAGTTGGAGCCGCATCATCAAAACGATATTGATCAATTTGTCGCTCCGCAGCGTTATGAGAAAAGTTTTGAGGACCCTCACGTCCCAGCCGATCTGGTGACTCTGCCAGGAAACTGGCAATCGCATCTTCCCGGCTATTACGGCTGCGTTCAAGCCATCGACGACTGTATTGGCCGATTGGTTGAGTCACTCGCAAAGACAGGACAGCTAGAGAATACTGTCATCCTTTTCTTCTCCGACCATGGCTGCACCTTTCGAACACGCATGGGCGAGTACAAGAGAGCCCCACATGACTCTGCTATTCGCGTTCCATTCATCGTCGCGGGACCTGGCTTTGACCAGTCGCAAATTGTTGATGAGATTGTCACCCTATTAGACCTCACGCCGACCTTGCTGGACTCTGCCGGGATTACGCCGCCATCGAGCATGCGCGGACGCTCCTTGCTTCCACTGATCAGTAGCTCCAAAGTGCGCAGCGAGTGGGGTTCGACGGCATATATCCAGATCAGTGCATCCATGTGTGCTCGAGCTTTACGCACGCCCGACTGGTGCTATTGCGTCTACGATCCTAATATTCGCGGGGATGATCAATCACACAGTACCTCCTACACAGAGTTGGCACTCTATTCGATCTCTGGCGATCCATCTCAACATACGAACCTGATCGGTCGTCCACAGTACAAAGAAGTTACTGCCAAACTACGCGAAGAGTTACAGCGCAGGATTACAGATGCGGGTGAACCTGCCGCCTCGATCGCTCCCGCGAAGTTTTTTATATAG
- a CDS encoding arabinose isomerase, with the protein MQSGRPLRVGLCGIGLDTYWPQFTGLRQRLEGYVAQVGARFARAGVEVVNLGMVDSPEHSHEAGHQCRREDIDILFLYVTTYALSSTVLPLVQRAGVPVVVLNLQPEAAIDYKAFNKLDDRTKMTGEWLAYCSACPVPEIANVMARARIPFHQVTGVLDDEETWGEIEGWVAAAQVRATLSSARLGLMGHYYNGMLDIMTDVTLVSIVFGTHLEIVEVDELSALESEVGEATLARRLEEFFVYFDVQPDCAPEELRRAARTSAALDVFVERHKLDALAYYYMGSGNAANEDTMSSIILGSSLLTARHIPVAGEYEVKNALAMKIMDVLGAGGSFTEYYAMDFNDDLVLMGHDGPGHIAISEGKTKVRPLKVYHGKVGRGLSVEMSVKHGPVTLLSVVEDAESRFKLLVAEGECVAGEILEIGNTNSRYRFSVGARGFVNAWNAQGPAHHCAVGVGHVAATLKKTAELIGIGFHQVC; encoded by the coding sequence ATGCAGAGTGGGCGGCCGTTGCGAGTGGGCCTATGTGGGATTGGCCTGGATACATATTGGCCGCAATTCACGGGGCTGCGGCAGCGTCTTGAGGGATACGTGGCACAGGTGGGGGCACGATTCGCTCGTGCCGGGGTGGAAGTAGTCAACCTGGGCATGGTGGATTCTCCCGAGCACTCGCATGAAGCCGGCCATCAGTGCCGGCGTGAAGACATCGACATCCTGTTCCTCTATGTCACCACGTACGCCCTTTCAAGTACGGTTCTACCGTTGGTGCAGCGAGCCGGTGTGCCGGTGGTTGTGCTGAATCTGCAGCCCGAGGCAGCAATCGATTACAAGGCATTTAACAAGCTGGACGATCGCACGAAAATGACGGGCGAGTGGCTGGCTTACTGCTCGGCGTGCCCGGTTCCAGAGATCGCCAATGTGATGGCGCGCGCCCGGATTCCCTTCCACCAGGTCACGGGCGTGCTCGATGATGAAGAGACTTGGGGGGAAATCGAAGGATGGGTGGCTGCGGCGCAGGTGCGCGCCACCTTGTCCTCGGCGCGGCTGGGGCTGATGGGCCATTACTACAACGGAATGCTGGACATCATGACCGATGTGACCCTGGTCTCAATCGTCTTTGGCACACATTTGGAGATCGTGGAAGTAGACGAGTTGAGTGCGCTAGAGTCCGAGGTCGGCGAGGCGACTTTAGCGCGGCGACTGGAGGAGTTTTTTGTGTATTTCGATGTGCAGCCTGATTGTGCTCCCGAGGAGTTGCGACGGGCGGCGCGGACATCGGCAGCTCTGGATGTATTTGTTGAGCGACACAAACTCGATGCCCTGGCCTACTACTACATGGGTTCCGGCAATGCGGCTAACGAGGACACCATGAGTTCGATCATTCTGGGAAGCTCGCTACTGACTGCCCGGCACATTCCTGTCGCGGGCGAGTATGAGGTGAAAAATGCCTTGGCAATGAAGATAATGGATGTTCTTGGCGCGGGCGGATCGTTCACTGAGTATTACGCCATGGATTTTAACGACGACCTGGTGCTGATGGGCCACGACGGGCCAGGGCACATCGCCATCTCCGAGGGCAAGACCAAAGTGAGGCCGCTTAAGGTCTACCACGGCAAGGTGGGACGTGGGCTTTCGGTGGAGATGAGCGTGAAGCACGGCCCTGTTACGCTACTCTCGGTCGTGGAGGATGCGGAATCGCGCTTCAAGCTGCTGGTCGCGGAAGGTGAGTGCGTGGCGGGCGAAATCCTCGAGATCGGCAATACCAACAGCCGATACCGCTTCTCGGTAGGAGCACGCGGCTTCGTGAACGCATGGAATGCGCAGGGTCCCGCACATCACTGCGCTGTAGGCGTGGGCCATGTGGCCGCCACTTTGAAGAAGACCGCTGAGTTGATAGGTATTGGCTTTCACCAAGTATGCTAA